The window TGGATGTTTTTTAAAATTTTCCCGGAATTAGACAGCAGAATCAACTGGATGGAGGCAGGCAGATAGGGGTTTCCTCCCCCGGGATACAATTCCACTTTAACTGTAAATTTATCTCCCTTTTCCTTGCTTACTTCTAAACACAAAAACAGTTTACAATTGTCTATTTCTACCTGTTTACACCTCACGACGTCTTTAGGAAAACTCCGGGTGGCAGTGGCAAATATACCCAGTTTTTCGGGGGAATGCCAGGATTCGGGAAATACATTTTTCAACCATTGGCTTATGACAGTTACAGGAGTTATCTCGGTTTGACGGCCGGTTCTAACCTGGGCTATTCTTATAAGGTAGTCGGCATTTTCCAGTAGATGCGCCCATACTTTAAAAGGCAATTCCAACCTAGGGTTTTTGGTTGGATTTGCCAATCTTCGGATTAGATTTTCTGCTTGAACAGCCTCTAGTGATGGGATAGATTCAACCGCTTCTCTTGTGATTTCATGTTGACAAAATTCTAAAGATGCCCCTAGGATGCCAATGGAAAATAGTTCATTTTTTGACAGAATATACTCCCTATACTCGTGGGATAGAGAGGCCTTTTGTTTAATATTTTTATGAGTAGTAAAGCCTATGACTCTCACCCACTGTTCGTCCGGATTGACTTCGGCAATGATATAATAGTCCCCCAACCAGCTGGGAATGTCTACCCACTCCTGGGGTATGTATACTTCCTCATCGTCGAGGATTTCTGTAGGCAGGAGAATTAGTCTTCTGAAGCCAATATCTACGGCTGTGCCATTTAATAACACCCAGATAGATTCTAAAACCTCCATGGGGACAGTCTGAGGGGTGAGGGAATAGTCTTGTCTCAAGTAGTCGCAAAAGGTTTCTAACAGGAGGCTGTTGAGATAAACTTGCCATCTGCTGAGGGAGTCGGGTATATATTCACTCTCCTGCCAGGCCTTTTCTTGCAGCTGGGAGGGAATTTCAAGATATAATTGTTGGGGGTCAGGGATTAGGGCTGACACTTCAATGGCTCCGTTATTCAGTCTATAGCTTTCTCTTACAGCTTTTTAAATAGAAAAGCCTTTGTCAAGGAATGCGGGATATTTAGGGGTGTGAGGATATACAATTATGAGGATTTATGATTATGGACTGGGGTTTGTTTTTCTGCGCGCCGCCGTGGCGAGGAGGGAATCGGCAAAAGCCATAGCTTCCTGTGCGGAATTTCCCCCTGTCAATTCTGCCAGTTCCCGCTTGCGAGGTTCTTCATGTTCTAATCGTGTTACAAGCACCACAGTACGAATTTCCTGGGTGTGGGGAGATTGAGTCAGCTGTTTTTCCACGCGGAAGTGGTAGTCAGCCATGGCAGCTACTAGAGGCTGGTGGGTGACACACAAAACTTGGTGATGACGACTGAGTTGATGAAGTTTGTCTGCAATAGCTTGGGCTATTTTACCAGAAACGCCGGTATCGATTTCATCAAAGATAAGGGTTTTGGGGTAGGGGTAGCCGTGAGACTGGGAAAAACAGGATTTCAATGCCAATAAAAAACGACTCATTTCCCCGCCAGAGGCAATAGCGGCGAGGGGTTGTAAAGCTTCTCCGGGATTGGGGCTAAAATAGAATTCCACCTCGTCGGCGCCAGTGTTATTGGGATGGCTGGGGGTGATTCTACACTGAAATTGTACTCTTGCCATACCTAAAGGTTTTAATTGTTCAATTAGCTGTCTTTCCAATTTCCTGGCTGCTTCTTGTCTCATAATACTCAGCTGACGACACCTTTGTTGCAACTGTGCCTCTGCCGCCTGGTATTCTTTTTCCAAGTCTTCCACAGACTGACTATCATCCCTCAAAACCTTTAATTCCTGCTGTAGTTTATTGTAGTAATCAATTACTTCTGCCAGAGAGGTGCCATATTTGCGACAAATCCGCCTTAATAGTCTTATTCTTTCTTCTACTTCCTCCAGACGCTCGGGATTGGCTTCTAGGGATTCGGCATAACTGTAAAGCTGATGTGCGGCTTCTGTAACCTGATTGAGGGCAGATTCTATCATTTCTAGGATACTAGCCAATTGTTTGTCATAGTTAACCATGTGGGTGAGAATTTTTTGGGCTTGGCTGAGAGTGTCTGCTGCTGCCTGAACTTGCTCACAATCGCTTTGATATAGTAGCTGATAGGCTTGATAGGCCAATTGTTGTAATTCCACCACGTGGGTGAGGCGTGCACTTTCTGTCTCTAATTGAGTCAACTCGTCGGGGGATTGTAACTGAGCACTAGCCAATTCTCTGATTTGATGGCCAATTAAATCCAAACGTTGTAGTCTTTCCCTTTCCCACTGCCTATGGGATTGTAGTCTTGCCAATGCTTCTTGTCTTTTGGCAAAAGCCTCAGATACCAGTTGCCTTTGAATTAACAACTCCTCGCCACCGTAGTTATCCAATAAATCCCGTTGACTGGCGGCGGAGAACAATTGCTCGGTTTCCCCCTGGGCGGTAAACTCTAACAGAAGGCCCCGCAGTTGATGGAGAAGATTCTTATTTACCAGGATACCATTAAGACGACAACGGGAGCGGAAGTTATCCTTGCCGGCAATCAACTCCCGACTACAGACTAGGGTATCATCCTCAAGACAGTCTATTTCCTGGGATTGCAACCAAGATTGTAACTGGGGGTTGAGGGAGAAGGTAGCCTCGATAACGGCTTTGTTGGCGCCGCTGCGAATCATCCGCTGATGGGCCTTTCCCCCCAACACCACATCAATAGCCTCCAGGATAATAGATTTGCCGGCACCTGTTTCCCCCGTCAAGACATTCAATCCCCGTCCCAATTCTAACTCCAAGTGTTCCACCAGGGCGAAATTGTCAATGCGTATTGCTATTAACATTGTGCGTGTGGTGATAGCCCCTTGCTTTTGCTACTCCATGTTATACTATCAGTTGGTTATAGTGGCCACTAGTCACTGTTTTTAGGGTACTGATTTTCGACATATCAACTATACCAACCCATTGAACCAATGACAGTTTATCAGATAGTACATGCCATTTGGTTAATATCAGCAGTTTTTCTGATAATCCTGGTCTTGTTACACTCCCCCAAGGGGGATGGGATTGGGGGGATAGGCGGACAGGCGCAACTGTTTACCAGTGCGAAGACTGCCGAAGCGGCCCTCAACCGTGTTACTTGGATTCTTGGTACTACTTTCGTCTTGATGACGGTAGTATTAAGTGCTGGCTGGGTGAAATAGGCAAAAAGGGGCAGGAAGGGGGCACATCCCCCCTGTGGTTTATGGACAGCCCAGGGATTGACGGGTGCTAGCGCCCGTGACGGGATTAATGCCCTTCGCCCGTTTACATAGCTGGATGACCTGATCTTTGTCTAATATGGCCATAGTAAAGTCGGCACCGTCCACTTTAGCATCCTTGAAGGTGGTGCGCTTCATGATGGCCTCCCGCAGTATGGCATTTGTTAGGTCGGCCCCGTCAAAACTGGTAACATAAGTTAATATATTGCTCATGTCGGCGCCATGGAAATTGGCCTCCTCGGCCACTACGCCGTTAAAAACGGCACCCCGCAGGTCACTATTACTGAAATTGGCCTTTATTAGTTTTACTTTGGTAAAATCCGCCGATTGGAGATTACGGGAAGAGAAATCTTCCCCACTCAAATCCCTACTTTCAAAGGTGGAGGTGACTGCGGAGGAACTTGCCGCTAAAACAAATTTGGGACTAATTGTCATTATCAGGGACACCATTAGGAGTATAACACCAAGACGGCCTACTAGTTTCCTCATAGGTGGACTTGTAACCGTTAAAACTTCAAGTACCAACAGTCCAGGAGTTGAGGTATTCAATTTGTTCAGGGGTAAGGGTGTCAATAGTAATACCCATGCCTTGAAGTTTGAGACGAGCAATTTCTTGGTCAATTTCGGGGGGGATGGGGTGGACGCCAGGGGATAGTTTACCCCTGTTTTTCACCAGGTATTCACAAGCCAAAGCCTGATTGGCAAAACTCATGTCCATAACGGCGCTAGGGTGGCCTTCAGCGGCGGCTAGGTTAACTAAACGGCCCTCTGCTAAGACTATGATAGACTTACCGTTTTGTAGTACGTACTGTTGGGTGAAATTCCTTACCTGTTTTACCTCCACCGCAATCTTTTTGAGGGTTTGCAAGTCGATTTCGATGTCAAAGTGGCCGGAGTTACATACTATGGCCCCATCTTTCATGACGCGGAAGTGTTCTTCTCTGATTACATGTTTATTACCGGTAACAGTGACAAAAACATCCCCCTCCTTGGCAGCCTCTATCATAGGCATAACTCGGAAACCATCCATAACCGCCTCGATGGCTTTGACGGGGTTAACCTCGGTGACGATGACATTGGCGCCCAAACCACGCCCCCGCATGGCGACACCTTTGCCACACCAGCCATAGCCTGCCACTACTAGGGTTTTGCCTGCCAGGAGAATGTTAGTTGCCCGGAGGATACCGTCAAAGGTGGACTGCCCTGTACCATAACGGTTATCGAAGAAGTGTTTAGTCTCGGCATCATTGACGTTTATAGCTGGGAATTTTAAAACACCCTCTTTATGCATTGCCCTCAGACGCACTACCCCAGTAGTAGTCTCCTCCGTAGTACCGATAATATCAGGAATTTGGTTCTGTCTCTCTTTCACGAGGGTGGCTACCACATCCCCACCATCGTCGATGATAATATTGGGTTTATGGTCTAGGGCTATCTGCACATGACGGTGGTAGGTAGCGTTGTCTTCCCCTTTGATGGCAAATACCGGGATGCCGTAGTCTTGTACTAAACAGGCGGCTACATCATCCTGAGTGGAAAGGGGGTTACTGGCAATCACCAGGGAATCTGCGCCACCGGCCTGCAGAGTAATAGCCAAGTTGGCCGTTTCCGTGGTAACATGACAACAGGCCACTAGTCGGATTCCCT is drawn from Geminocystis sp. M7585_C2015_104 and contains these coding sequences:
- a CDS encoding DUF1822 family protein; this translates as MSALIPDPQQLYLEIPSQLQEKAWQESEYIPDSLSRWQVYLNSLLLETFCDYLRQDYSLTPQTVPMEVLESIWVLLNGTAVDIGFRRLILLPTEILDDEEVYIPQEWVDIPSWLGDYYIIAEVNPDEQWVRVIGFTTHKNIKQKASLSHEYREYILSKNELFSIGILGASLEFCQHEITREAVESIPSLEAVQAENLIRRLANPTKNPRLELPFKVWAHLLENADYLIRIAQVRTGRQTEITPVTVISQWLKNVFPESWHSPEKLGIFATATRSFPKDVVRCKQVEIDNCKLFLCLEVSKEKGDKFTVKVELYPGGGNPYLPASIQLILLSNSGKILKNIQARERDNCIAIQRFKAAENFQFQIEIKKDSQSKREYFVV
- the recN gene encoding DNA repair protein RecN, translating into MLIAIRIDNFALVEHLELELGRGLNVLTGETGAGKSIILEAIDVVLGGKAHQRMIRSGANKAVIEATFSLNPQLQSWLQSQEIDCLEDDTLVCSRELIAGKDNFRSRCRLNGILVNKNLLHQLRGLLLEFTAQGETEQLFSAASQRDLLDNYGGEELLIQRQLVSEAFAKRQEALARLQSHRQWERERLQRLDLIGHQIRELASAQLQSPDELTQLETESARLTHVVELQQLAYQAYQLLYQSDCEQVQAAADTLSQAQKILTHMVNYDKQLASILEMIESALNQVTEAAHQLYSYAESLEANPERLEEVEERIRLLRRICRKYGTSLAEVIDYYNKLQQELKVLRDDSQSVEDLEKEYQAAEAQLQQRCRQLSIMRQEAARKLERQLIEQLKPLGMARVQFQCRITPSHPNNTGADEVEFYFSPNPGEALQPLAAIASGGEMSRFLLALKSCFSQSHGYPYPKTLIFDEIDTGVSGKIAQAIADKLHQLSRHHQVLCVTHQPLVAAMADYHFRVEKQLTQSPHTQEIRTVVLVTRLEHEEPRKRELAELTGGNSAQEAMAFADSLLATAARRKTNPSP
- the secG gene encoding preprotein translocase subunit SecG yields the protein MTVYQIVHAIWLISAVFLIILVLLHSPKGDGIGGIGGQAQLFTSAKTAEAALNRVTWILGTTFVLMTVVLSAGWVK
- a CDS encoding pentapeptide repeat-containing protein, with the protein product MRKLVGRLGVILLMVSLIMTISPKFVLAASSSAVTSTFESRDLSGEDFSSRNLQSADFTKVKLIKANFSNSDLRGAVFNGVVAEEANFHGADMSNILTYVTSFDGADLTNAILREAIMKRTTFKDAKVDGADFTMAILDKDQVIQLCKRAKGINPVTGASTRQSLGCP
- a CDS encoding adenosylhomocysteinase, which produces MVTSPSSNKLDYHIKDINLAPIGRQRIEWAAREMPVLKQIKARFAQEKPLQGIRLVACCHVTTETANLAITLQAGGADSLVIASNPLSTQDDVAACLVQDYGIPVFAIKGEDNATYHRHVQIALDHKPNIIIDDGGDVVATLVKERQNQIPDIIGTTEETTTGVVRLRAMHKEGVLKFPAINVNDAETKHFFDNRYGTGQSTFDGILRATNILLAGKTLVVAGYGWCGKGVAMRGRGLGANVIVTEVNPVKAIEAVMDGFRVMPMIEAAKEGDVFVTVTGNKHVIREEHFRVMKDGAIVCNSGHFDIEIDLQTLKKIAVEVKQVRNFTQQYVLQNGKSIIVLAEGRLVNLAAAEGHPSAVMDMSFANQALACEYLVKNRGKLSPGVHPIPPEIDQEIARLKLQGMGITIDTLTPEQIEYLNSWTVGT